The DNA sequence CTTCGGATATAATTATTCGGGAAAAGTAAAAGAAAGGTTGGAAGATTTGCAATGGGCATTAGATCATCCTCATGCTAAGGCTATATGGTTTGCTCGAGGCGGCTACGGAGGTGTGCAACTAGTGGATTTTTTAAAATTGAATAAATTTAAAGAAAATCCTAAATGGTTAATCGGATATTCGGATAATACGGTTTTTCATCAGCATTTTAATAGAAGAGGAATTCCTACTTTACATGCAACCGTTTGTAAATCATTACCGCAAGGACAGTCAGATGAAACCTATACAACTCTTGTTGATGCCTTAGAGAATAGAAAACTTGAATATGAAATAGAAAGCACTTCTTTTAATAAAACAGGAAAAGTTGAAGGAATTTTGACGGGAGGCAACCTATCGATTTTATACAGTCTGTTAGGAAGTAGATCCTTAGATCATTGGGAAGATAAAATTATATTTATGGAGGATTGGTATGAGAATTATTATCATATTGATCGAATGCTGATCGCATTGAAAAGAGCGGGAGTACTTAATAAAATTAAAGGATTACTGGTAGGAGCTTTTACGAAAATGGATTCAAAAGATGAAAATAAATTCTATGATGAACCGTTTGATCAAGAAGCCTATAAAATTATTGCTTTACGGTTTCAAAAATACAATATTCCCATGGCATTTGGTTTTCCCGGGGGACATATTTTCGATACACGCGCCTTAATGATGGGAGGAAACATAATTCTAGATATACAAAAAGATAAGGTTTTTCTTAGAAATACAATTTAATCAATAGATATAGTTAATAGAAAATAAATATATCAGATCCGAAATACGATCTTTTTTCAATATATATAGGTAGTATTAAAACTTACCTCAAAGCATGAAAATCCTAAATACAGTAAATATTATACTGTATTTAGATTATAAGATTATAAATTTTTATTAATTAGAAAATACTATTTTCTTTTTTGCGATATAATTGATTATAGATACTGCGAAAATAGCGGCAGCTTTACAAAATACTATGTCTCCTATAGTATAAAAGTAAAAATTAATGGGTTTGTTAACGAAAAAATGAAAAAACGCAAATGCTCCCCAGCTCATAAACATAGTAATTATAGAAAGGCTAAAAAATAATACAAATTCCTTTCTTCTGGAATGTTTACCTCGTTCAAAAACATAGCGAATGCTAAAAAAATAATTGCTCAAAATACCCGCTCCGGTAGATAAAAGATTGGATAATGGGTAGGCGTTGGACTTGTTTTCAAAAGAAAAAAAATGAGGCAGCATATTAGGCAAGCTTAGTAATTTCATACAAAAAATTTCAATTACGGCACTTAAGGCTCCTGCTAGAAAAAACAAAACTAATTGTTTTTTGTGCTTATTTATGGAAGTGATCACTTAATAGAAATTATTAAAAATTTTTACAAAAATAGATTAATTTTTTTTATTTCTGTAATTTTGGATTAAATAAATAATAATTTAAAACATAGACTGAATATGTCAAGCAAAGATTATATGAAATATACTCCGCAAGAATTTTTAAATAAAACTCCTAAAGAATTGGGATTCTTTTTTCCGGCTGAATTTTATCCTCATAAATCTACTTGGTTATCTTGGCCGCATAAAGAATTATCATGGCCGGGTAAAATTGAAAAAATCTATGCTCCGTATGCGCAATTTATTGCAGAAGTATCTAATGGGGAAGAAGTTAATATAAATGTGGTTAGTGTTGAGATGAAAGACTTTGCCATGAATTATATAGAAAAAACAAATGCTAATTTGGATATGATCAATTTTTATATTCATCCGACTAATGATGCATGGTGTCGCGACCATGGTCCCGCGTTTGTAATTAATCCCCATTCATTAGAACATAAAAAAGCCATTGTAAATTGGAATTATAATGCCTGGGGTGATAAATATCCTCCCTATGATTTGGATAATGAAATACCTCTCCATATAGCCAAAGAAGAAAGATTACCTGTTTTTAATCCGGGCATAGTGATGGAAGGTGGTTCCGTTGAATTTAACGGTAGAGGAACGGTCCTAACATCTAAGTCATGTCTACTTAATAAAAACAGAAATCCTCATTTAAATCAAAGTCAAATCGAAGAATATCTGAAAAATTATTATGGAGTAAATCAAGTCCTTTGGATCGATGAGGGAATTGTTGGCGATGATACAGATGGTCATATAGATGATACCGTACGTTTTATAAATGAAAATACCGTACTTGCTGTGGTAGAAAATAATAAAAATGATGAAAACTATCACATATTACAACAAAATTTAAAACAATTAAAAGCTATGAAACTTTCCGATGGTTCTCCTTTACAAATTATAGAATTACCTATGCCAGAACCGGTATATTACGATGGATGTCGTTTACCTGCTTCTTATGCAAATTTTTACATAGCTAATAAATCAGTGATTGTACCAATTTTTAATGGTGAAAATGATAAACGAGCGTTGGATATCATAAAAAAATGTTTTCCGAATAGAAATGTAATAGGAATAGATTCCACTGATATCATTTGGGGATTAGGTAGTTTCCATTGTTTGAGTCAACAGGAACCGGCGATTTAATAGCTATCAATTAAAAAAGTGGAATGGATCTTTTTAACGATTTAATTTTAAACCAAATCATCTGAAACAAAGAACACTTTGTAATTTACAAATGGAGAGATAAAAATACTAGTTTTTAGCAAATTAAAGTAAATAATAAAGTCGCAATTATATTGCGACTTTAATTATTTGTATGATATAATTATGCGTATCTTTTTTAAATAATATTGTTGATCTAACCTTATAATGCTCAACATTAAAAACTGTTTATTTCTTAATTAGCCAAAGCTAAACAAGAAAAAACAGGTTCAGGATAAACTCCCAAAAGGATTATTAAAATTACCAATATAACAGCTATAACATTGTAAATAATTGGAGCTTTTTTAGCTTCATTTAATTCTTTATAACCCGGTTTAAAATACATGGCAATGATAAGCTTAAGATAGTATCCAATACTGATTGCAGATCCTATAATAGCTATAATGACTAATATCGGTTGAGTATATAATGCTTGTGAAAACAACGTAAATTTAGCAATGAATCCGGAAGTTAACGGAATACCTGCCATTGATAATAGAGAGATTGTAGTTACCAAAGCTAAGATGGGTTGTTTCTTAGCCAATCCGTTGAAAGCATTTATATCGGTAATACCATTTGAAATTCTTTCGATGTAAATAAGGCTGATAAAAGCACCTATAGTTGAAAGTGAATAAGCTAATAAATAGAATGCTAATGTATAGATAGAATTAGCATCTGTATTAAAATAAATTAGCAATAAATAACCAGCATGCGAAATACTGGAATATGCCAACATTCTTTTAGCATTTTTTTGCAATACACCTACAATATTGGCAGATAATAATGTTAAAATTGCTGCATAGAAAATTATATATTGCCATTGGTTTAGTTGCCCGATAAAAGCTGTTTCAACCAATTTATATAAAGCAACAAAACCTGATATTTTTACCACAGAAGCCATAAAAGCGGTGATCAGGGAAGGTGATCCTTCGTATACGTCCGGAGCCCAAAAATGAAAAGGAACTATGGATATTTTAAAAAGTAACCCGACTAACAATAGAATTATACCGGTTATGTACATAGTAGGGTAGTGAGTCGCTTGTATGCTGTATAAACGAATAGTTTGTAAATCAAAAGATCCGGTTATACCGTATATTAATGCAATTCCGAAAAGTAAAAATCCGGTTGCAAATGCTCCTAATAGGAAATATTTAATGGAAGCTTCATTGGAACGTAAGTCATTCTTATTGCTTCCTGCTAATACATATAAAGGAATAGATAAAATTTCAATACCTAGAAATAAAGTAATTAAATTTTGGTAGGAGAAAAGGACTATACCGCCACAAAGTGCAAAAAGCATTAAGCTATATACCTCTGCCTGATGATGATCTATGAGACGAAATGCATATTTTCCTAAGAATACGATTAGCAAAGTGGTCAAAATAGATATTTGAGTAAATATTTTAGCTGTTTGATCAAAAGCAAACATGGAGGCATATCGTGTGAAAAAAGGACTATCTCCGTAAAAAGAGACGATCAAAGCGATAAGTAATCCTAAAATTGCAAATGGTTGAGAGTATTTTCCTTGCCCGAAAACACCTGAATATAAACTCAGAATGGCTGCTGCGAAAATAATGATGATGATGCTCATTATATTTTTAGTATTTTTTGTAAAGTTTTGCTGCCAAAGTTACAATTTTTGATTAAACTGTGAAATTAAAAAATGAAAATAGTATCGTATTATAATAACGCCGATATATTTGATAAATTTATGAAATATAATAAGTTGTTTTAAATTTCAGATGCCTTGCCAATTTTTAGATTTTATCTTAACATTTAGCAATAGTATTATTTATTTACCCATTTTTCATCAGTTTTCCGACAATATTTTTATGCTATATAATAGGTAGGATATTAAGATATAGTACCAAAAAGTAAAAAGATTGTTGAAAAACAATCTTTTTACTTTTTTTAAAGCTATAGTAGTTTAAAAAATTTATTTACTTACTAAAGCAAAATGTCCTGGAGATACGCCGGTTGATTTCCACCATTGTAAGTCGCCATTTTTTGAGAAATAATATATTTTTCCATTGGAAACAAAATCCATAGCATCCCCAATATAAAAGCTGCCATTTTCAGGATCAACAATTATCCCATATGGGGACATAATTTCAGACTTTGAACCCTCTTTGATTAATTCGGAACTTATCACTTTTTGCGTATCTATATTTATAATACCATAATTATTTATAGTTTTTCCTGAAGAATATTCCGATCCATAAAAATAAAGTTTTTCTTTATAAAAAGTGAAGTCTGAAACCGCTATATCCAGTTTATTAATGACTTGATCAGTCGATGGATCAATAACAGCAACGAAAGGCTTTAAATTAGCATAATCGCCTCTTGAAGTAACCCAAATATGATTATTCTTATCTTTACGTATTCTATGTAAGTTTTTACCGACTTCTATATCATTAATTTTTGTAAAACTGTTCATGTCAATTACAGAAACCGTTGTGTCATAATCCGGAGAATAATATCCTCCTGAATTAGCAACATAAAGCTTATTATTTACAATAGTCATTTCTTCCGGATTGCGTCCGACAGTAACTTCATTTACAATGGTGCCGTTAGCAAGATCAACTTTGGCAACATATCCTTGTCCGTTGGGAGTAGAACCGGCATATGAAGACACATACGCATAGTCGCCGTTAAATGTAATGTATCTGCAATTTGGAATAGTTATTTTTCCTATATGCTTGGCTGTTTTAGCGTCCATAATTTCAACATAATTAGAACCATTGATTACGGCATACATTTTATCTTTATAAATTTTTAAATCATTACCTGTATCGCCCAATCCACCTTGATCAGGGTTGATTTTAGTAAAATAGTTATTAAAAAAATCGGCTGTATCATAATCAAAATAGGATAGAGAAGAGTTGTTTTGTTGATAATTACCTTCATTTAAAATATATAACCCTTTTTTGGCATCCGGTTGGGATATAATGTTTGAATCATCTTCAGACCATGAATCGTCATTACTACAAGAAACAATGAACCCTGTAATAATTACTAAAATTGGTACTAAAAATTTCCTTGCTACCATAGTTTCTAGTTTTTTCATATGTTTAATTTAATGATGATCGTATAGTTTCTACCCGGCATGGGATAATTGGCTACTATGTCGTAATATTTATTAAAAATATTATTAATTTGTAAAGATGCTTTGCATTTGATATGAGTGAAAAATAATTCTCTTGAAAGTTGTATATCATGAGTATACCAAGCTTTTACATGATTTTCAGGATTATTAGAAGGAGAATTGTACCGTTCTCCCGTATACATAAAGCTATAATTTAGATTCCAATCTCTGTAAGCAGCTTCTAAAGTAAATGTTCCACTGTGCCAAGGTATATAAGGAAGTTGATTTTTATAATTTAAAATAGGAGAAGATAAATTTTGTGCATCTTCATACGTATAGGTTATAAAGGTTGAAACTAAAACGTTTTTTACTAATATTGAAGTCTTAGAAGATAAATCTAATCCTTTTATGCGTGCTTTACCAAAATTTAACATGGTCCAACGAAATTGTTGTCCTTTGGGATAAGCTATGATTTTATCTTTGACCGTATTATAATAGGCATCGATAGTAAAATCAAAATGAGTACAACTACCGGAAGTAAAGTTTTTATTTATACGAATACCTGCATCAAACTGATTAGTATATTCAGGTTTTAAGTTTGAATTTCCAAAATCCGTATAGTATAAATCATTAAATGTTGGCATTCTAAAAATTCTCTTGTAAAAACCATGAATGCTAATATCTTTAGAATGTAAAGGTTGGTAATTTAAGAAAACAGCTGGGGTAAATTCATTTCTGTCTGAAGCTGTACCCATACTGTTCATGTGTTTCGTTATTTCTTGCACAAATGTACCTAAAACACTTGTTTGAATTTTAATTTTATCCCAATGAAAAGCAGTAGCCAAAGCGATCATTTCTGTATTTCTCGAAGGAGAAGAGAAATTTTTTAAATCGGCATTCATTCCATTATGTTGGTAATCTGCAGATAAAGAAATATCCCAGAAAGAAAATAAAGTAACCAGTTGTGAAGATGAAATATATAGTTCATCTTGCTTATAAGTATTATTAATACGATTGGAAAATTTATTTCCCCAAATAGGGTCATTAAAAACTTCTAAATTTTTATAATGGGTAAAATCATGAGCATATTTAGCGTTTAATGCTATTCTGTATTTTGTGCTGATTATTTTTTCAAAAGAACCCTGCAAAAAGAAATTACGATCCCATTGTTGAGCAAACTGATACCTTTTATACGAATTTTTTAAAACGGCACCGGGTATTCCTCTGCTTGAATCATAATAATATCCTTTCAGATTCCATTTACCATTAGGTAGGGTACCAAATAAATTTCCTTCTGTTCGAAAAGCACTTATGTTACCATTTTGTCTTACAGCGATCGTATCCCAATTACCTTTCTTTTGTTGAAATTTATATTTTCCATCTGAATTAATATATTCCATAGTAAGAGAAGATGAAATTAATGAGGATAATTTTTGTTCCCATAGGAGGGAGGGGTTAATTAAATGAAACGATCCGGAACGATAGGTGGCACCTATATTAGTTTTTTTTTCACCCGTAAAAACAGGACGTTTGGTAGTTAAATAGATACTTCCCGCAGAGCCGAAATCTTTAGCGGGTTGGAAAATTTGACTTTTTTGTCCGTTGTATACTGATATTGATTCTAAATTATCCATGGAAAATTTTCCTAAGTCAACCATACCATTTTGAGCATTTCCTATGGCTATTCCATCATAAAATACCCCCACGTGTTCGCTTCCCATTCCTCGAATGTTAACTGTTTTCATTCCTCCTACACCTCCATAATCTTTAAGTTGAATTCCTGAAAATAATCGTACGGCATCAGCTACCGAAGAGCTGTTTCGATTTTCTAATTCTTTTCCTTTCAATTCTTGGAAAGGAATTATTCCCTTATCATTTCTTTTTCCCGTTGCCAGTATTTCCTGTAATTCTGTTACAGTAATGCTGTCTTTTTTTTCTTGGGAATAAGATAATGGACTCATCAGGCTTAATAAAAAAGCAAATACACTATATTTATGATTGATGTTCATCATCATGGAGTCGAATATCTTAAATTACAGATATAGTAAACTAGTTTCCGGAAAAGTAAACAGGAAAAGTGAATATGAAATGCTTTTAATGTTTCAGCCTTGTTCCACGAAAGCTTGTAAACTTGTAAAACTATAGTTAAATTTGGCAGGTATTCTGACTTACTTCATTTTAAGAACCTTCCCAAGAAAGCAACTCCTCAGTGGTATATCTCTTAAAACGTACTAGAAGATTACAGCAGCGGGCCTGTTTCGGATTTTCACCGAATTCCCTTTTAAGATTGCGTATTTATCGGTAAATAACAATCACCAAATTTAGGCAAATATAAATAAATATTTTTAGGGCATCCTTATAGATTATTTGGGTAGTACTAATAATTCTAAAAAAAGATTAATTTTTTAAACGAACAATAGTAAGTTGAATTAAAAAATCATTAGATTTGAATAATGAACGTACAACTTCCTGAAAAATTATATTATTCTATAGGCGAAGTAGCACAGGCTTTTAATGTTAATACTTCACTTATAAGGTTTTGGGAAAAAGAATTTGATAGTATTTCACCCAAAAAGAATAAAAAAGGTGACCGTTTTTTTACCCCAAAAGATATTGAAAATTTTAAAATAATTTTTCATTTAGTAAAAGAAAAAGGATATACCTTAGAAGGAGCAAAAGTTGTTTTACAATCACAAAAAAATTTATCCAAAAAAGTTGAAATCATTGCTCGTTTAGAGTTAGTGAAGGCAGAATTAATTAAGTTAAAAGAATTATTAGACGAATAAAAATTTAAATAAAGACAATATGAAATTACCTAAGTTTTTAATGGCAGACAATTCAGATTTTCCTGAAGATTTATTTGTTGTGCATACAGAGTATCCTAGATTTATATTAAATGTAGAAGAAGAGGAGGTTGAATGGTTTGATGATTTGGAAGGAGAAGAGGAAGAGGTTGCTAATGAAGTAAATTCATTGATTCAACAAGCATTCGATTTTTGCGATGCTGAAATCGAAAAATACGAAGATGATGAAGAGGAGTAATGACTTCTTAGATTAATTTATGATATTAAAAAAAGTAAGCAGTAAATCACTGCTTATTTTTTTTGCTCTTTGATTTGATTAATTTAATAAATGATATTTTTAATCATCAACAACACACCCCTGAATCCTATATTGATTTTTAAATTTTTCTGACCATTTTTTCCATTCTTCCGGTTTTATTTTTTGGTTATTTTCAATTTTCAAAAATGATAGGATGTAATCTTCTGAGAAATCCTTAGGAAAATTTTGCATGGGATCAAATGCATCATTATACCATTTTTCATTAATTAAATAATTAAGTTGATTAACATCAAAATCAAATCCATAATTATGATAGGAATTGGTAGCAGAAGAATTAAACGTAGTTTTCATAACTTCATGATTTAATTGAGCGATCATGTTTTTGTGTTTATGCTTTCTAAAATACAGGGTAGCATTGTATAATTGTTTTTTTTCATCAACTTTTCCATTAATATTTTCCCAAGTTTTAAGCCAAAATTCTTTTTTATGAACACCCATAAGTATTGAAATTAATATCCAATATTTAGTTTTAGTAGTGTTAGATACCAAACCCAATTTATATAAAATACTAAAAAACTTATATTTATTATAAAAAAAACATTTCAGAATGAAAGGAGGAGCAGTAAAAAGATCCGGATAAATGGAAATTATATCGGAATTGATTTTATCATGTTTAAACTGATCAACAAAATTTTTATTTCCCGACCAACCTAATTTGAGTAAGGATATATTTTCTTTTTCCATTACTTCATTGATTTCATTCACATTAATTTTTCTCGTAAACCAAACATCATCTTCCGTTATAATGAAATAATCTGAAGCTTCTTTTACTGAATTGACCCAAAGTTGAGTAGGAATTTTAAAGCCATTAATATCTTTTCCTGACTTTAAATTATCTTTAATTGCTTCTTCCTTTTCTATATAATTTTCAGATTTTATAATTTTAATGGACGGGTATTTTAATTTAATTTTATTTAGATATTTTTCAGGAGTTCCATCATCTAATACTTTAACTGAATAAGTACCCACTACATATTTTTGGATACTGGCTAAGCATCTGTCCAAATAAAAGGGGCGGTTAAAAGATTTAATTAAAATATCCATAGTTTAAAGTTTGGAATAAATTTTACAAATGAGATTAAAAGTATTTTTATTTAGGGAAGATAAAGAATAAAGTAAATAATCTAAAGATATAGGATAATACTTACGATATTTTTTTACTAAAAATTTTAATTGGTTTGCATCTTTTCTGTAAAAACAAATTTTCATGGCATATAACAAATCTTTTTTATTAATTGGGCAATGAATATCTTCTATATTAATAAATGATTGTGGATTAAACGCATCATAACTGTCTTTACCAATACTGAGCCTTTCTTTATAAAATTCACGGGCTTTATTGATAAACAACCATTGCACTAGTCTGTTTTTGGTTTTTGAAAGTGAATGGTTGGTTTGTCTGTATGATATTAAGATATCAGGTAGATTTACAATTTTTTTACCTTCTGAAAATAACCGTAAGATGAGATCATAGTCTTCCGAATAAATCATTTTTTCTCGATAAAAAACTTTTTCGTTTCTAAATAGTATAGAAGAATGATAGAATAAATTGTTTTTGAGGATATTTCTTTTTAATTCATGATAATCGGTTAAAGCTATAAAATTATTACAAATAGTATTGTTTTCATCAATTATATGAGCACTGCTTCCTATTAAAAATACATTCGGATTATTCTCCAGAAATTCAACTTGTTTTTCCAATCGATTGGGTAATGCAAGATCATCAGCATCTAATATGGCCAAATATTTACCTTTAGCATTTTCAATTCCGATATTACGAGATTTTATAACAAATAAGTTTTTATCATTGTTAATAAGCTTGATTCGGGAATCTCTTTTACAAAATTGTTCTACAATTGATTGAGTTCTATCGGATGAGCCATCATTAATAACCAGCAATTCAAAATTAGCATATGTTTGATTGATTACCGATTCAATTGATGCAGATATATGTTTTTCTGCATTGTATGCAGCCATAATAACCGATACCAAGGGAGTCATAAGTAAGATATATAAATACAAAAGTAAAATATTTTTAATTAAACCGTGTATATCAGCTTTTTTTAAGATAAAAAATTTTAGAAAGTGAGTCTTACGTAAACTTATAGGTATCCGCAACGAAAAATGTATAGGAGTAATTAAAAATATAAATAAAATTCTATTAAGATATTTATAATTAATTTGAGTTAAATTCAAAGAAAATTTTTAATTTAGCAAAAAATTTAGGGCGTTCATATATAGTAGAGATTCTGATAATTAAAGCTCAGGTTTTTATAACAGTATGTAGAGCACCTGAATATAACTTTTTTAGTTTAGTGTTTTAATTAATTCAGAAAAAAATAAATAGATCATGGTACAAATTCTTTTTAAGATGGTGTTAGTTATTATGGATTACATAATGTCAATGTTAAGTTAATTAGAAAATTATATACATGTGAAAAGTTCAGTTAATGTAAATTAACTGAACTTTTTAATTATTTTTAATAAGTAATCAAATTATGAAAAAATTACTAGGAAGGTTAATGCTGTTCGTTATGGGATGGAGATTTAAAAATGAAGTATCTGTTAATGAATTAAGAAAATGCGTATTAATTTGTGCTCCCCATACCTCTAATTGGGATTTATATTATTGTTTAGCCAGTTTTTGGTGTTTAAAAATTCCTTATAAAGTAATGATTAAAGACGCTTATACCAAACCTTGGTATGGATTCTTTTTCAAAGCACTCGGATGTTTAGGAGTCGATCGAAGTCAATGGAATAATTTGGTTCAATATTCATCGAAACTAATTAAAAATTCCGATTCGATGGCTTTAATAAATACTCCGGAAGCCACTCGCTCCCGTGCCTTACAATGGAAAAAAGGTTTTTACTATATAGCTAAGCAAGCGAATGTTCCTATAGCTCTAGCCTATGCCGATTATAAAAATAAAGTAACCGGTGTTTCCAAATTAATTTATATTGGCGATCAAACGATTGAAGAGATATTTGATCAAATAGAAGACTTTTATAAA is a window from the Apibacter sp. B3706 genome containing:
- a CDS encoding agmatine/peptidylarginine deiminase: MSSKDYMKYTPQEFLNKTPKELGFFFPAEFYPHKSTWLSWPHKELSWPGKIEKIYAPYAQFIAEVSNGEEVNINVVSVEMKDFAMNYIEKTNANLDMINFYIHPTNDAWCRDHGPAFVINPHSLEHKKAIVNWNYNAWGDKYPPYDLDNEIPLHIAKEERLPVFNPGIVMEGGSVEFNGRGTVLTSKSCLLNKNRNPHLNQSQIEEYLKNYYGVNQVLWIDEGIVGDDTDGHIDDTVRFINENTVLAVVENNKNDENYHILQQNLKQLKAMKLSDGSPLQIIELPMPEPVYYDGCRLPASYANFYIANKSVIVPIFNGENDKRALDIIKKCFPNRNVIGIDSTDIIWGLGSFHCLSQQEPAI
- a CDS encoding YncE family protein, which translates into the protein MKKLETMVARKFLVPILVIITGFIVSCSNDDSWSEDDSNIISQPDAKKGLYILNEGNYQQNNSSLSYFDYDTADFFNNYFTKINPDQGGLGDTGNDLKIYKDKMYAVINGSNYVEIMDAKTAKHIGKITIPNCRYITFNGDYAYVSSYAGSTPNGQGYVAKVDLANGTIVNEVTVGRNPEEMTIVNNKLYVANSGGYYSPDYDTTVSVIDMNSFTKINDIEVGKNLHRIRKDKNNHIWVTSRGDYANLKPFVAVIDPSTDQVINKLDIAVSDFTFYKEKLYFYGSEYSSGKTINNYGIINIDTQKVISSELIKEGSKSEIMSPYGIIVDPENGSFYIGDAMDFVSNGKIYYFSKNGDLQWWKSTGVSPGHFALVSK
- a CDS encoding TonB-dependent receptor, with amino-acid sequence MMMNINHKYSVFAFLLSLMSPLSYSQEKKDSITVTELQEILATGKRNDKGIIPFQELKGKELENRNSSSVADAVRLFSGIQLKDYGGVGGMKTVNIRGMGSEHVGVFYDGIAIGNAQNGMVDLGKFSMDNLESISVYNGQKSQIFQPAKDFGSAGSIYLTTKRPVFTGEKKTNIGATYRSGSFHLINPSLLWEQKLSSLISSSLTMEYINSDGKYKFQQKKGNWDTIAVRQNGNISAFRTEGNLFGTLPNGKWNLKGYYYDSSRGIPGAVLKNSYKRYQFAQQWDRNFFLQGSFEKIISTKYRIALNAKYAHDFTHYKNLEVFNDPIWGNKFSNRINNTYKQDELYISSSQLVTLFSFWDISLSADYQHNGMNADLKNFSSPSRNTEMIALATAFHWDKIKIQTSVLGTFVQEITKHMNSMGTASDRNEFTPAVFLNYQPLHSKDISIHGFYKRIFRMPTFNDLYYTDFGNSNLKPEYTNQFDAGIRINKNFTSGSCTHFDFTIDAYYNTVKDKIIAYPKGQQFRWTMLNFGKARIKGLDLSSKTSILVKNVLVSTFITYTYEDAQNLSSPILNYKNQLPYIPWHSGTFTLEAAYRDWNLNYSFMYTGERYNSPSNNPENHVKAWYTHDIQLSRELFFTHIKCKASLQINNIFNKYYDIVANYPMPGRNYTIIIKLNI
- a CDS encoding MerR family transcriptional regulator gives rise to the protein MNVQLPEKLYYSIGEVAQAFNVNTSLIRFWEKEFDSISPKKNKKGDRFFTPKDIENFKIIFHLVKEKGYTLEGAKVVLQSQKNLSKKVEIIARLELVKAELIKLKELLDE
- a CDS encoding GtrA family protein, producing the protein MITSINKHKKQLVLFFLAGALSAVIEIFCMKLLSLPNMLPHFFSFENKSNAYPLSNLLSTGAGILSNYFFSIRYVFERGKHSRRKEFVLFFSLSIITMFMSWGAFAFFHFFVNKPINFYFYTIGDIVFCKAAAIFAVSIINYIAKKKIVFSN
- a CDS encoding LD-carboxypeptidase, encoding MKPIKKGDTILIVAPAGAVKKEDIQPAIDIITKQGWKYEIGKNTFNHYYFGYNYSGKVKERLEDLQWALDHPHAKAIWFARGGYGGVQLVDFLKLNKFKENPKWLIGYSDNTVFHQHFNRRGIPTLHATVCKSLPQGQSDETYTTLVDALENRKLEYEIESTSFNKTGKVEGILTGGNLSILYSLLGSRSLDHWEDKIIFMEDWYENYYHIDRMLIALKRAGVLNKIKGLLVGAFTKMDSKDENKFYDEPFDQEAYKIIALRFQKYNIPMAFGFPGGHIFDTRALMMGGNIILDIQKDKVFLRNTI
- a CDS encoding NADH-quinone oxidoreductase subunit N produces the protein MSIIIIIFAAAILSLYSGVFGQGKYSQPFAILGLLIALIVSFYGDSPFFTRYASMFAFDQTAKIFTQISILTTLLIVFLGKYAFRLIDHHQAEVYSLMLFALCGGIVLFSYQNLITLFLGIEILSIPLYVLAGSNKNDLRSNEASIKYFLLGAFATGFLLFGIALIYGITGSFDLQTIRLYSIQATHYPTMYITGIILLLVGLLFKISIVPFHFWAPDVYEGSPSLITAFMASVVKISGFVALYKLVETAFIGQLNQWQYIIFYAAILTLLSANIVGVLQKNAKRMLAYSSISHAGYLLLIYFNTDANSIYTLAFYLLAYSLSTIGAFISLIYIERISNGITDINAFNGLAKKQPILALVTTISLLSMAGIPLTSGFIAKFTLFSQALYTQPILVIIAIIGSAISIGYYLKLIIAMYFKPGYKELNEAKKAPIIYNVIAVILVILIILLGVYPEPVFSCLALAN
- a CDS encoding glycosyltransferase family 2 protein — encoded protein: MTPLVSVIMAAYNAEKHISASIESVINQTYANFELLVINDGSSDRTQSIVEQFCKRDSRIKLINNDKNLFVIKSRNIGIENAKGKYLAILDADDLALPNRLEKQVEFLENNPNVFLIGSSAHIIDENNTICNNFIALTDYHELKRNILKNNLFYHSSILFRNEKVFYREKMIYSEDYDLILRLFSEGKKIVNLPDILISYRQTNHSLSKTKNRLVQWLFINKAREFYKERLSIGKDSYDAFNPQSFINIEDIHCPINKKDLLYAMKICFYRKDANQLKFLVKKYRKYYPISLDYLLYSLSSLNKNTFNLICKIYSKL
- a CDS encoding glycosyltransferase family 2 protein, which encodes MDILIKSFNRPFYLDRCLASIQKYVVGTYSVKVLDDGTPEKYLNKIKLKYPSIKIIKSENYIEKEEAIKDNLKSGKDINGFKIPTQLWVNSVKEASDYFIITEDDVWFTRKINVNEINEVMEKENISLLKLGWSGNKNFVDQFKHDKINSDIISIYPDLFTAPPFILKCFFYNKYKFFSILYKLGLVSNTTKTKYWILISILMGVHKKEFWLKTWENINGKVDEKKQLYNATLYFRKHKHKNMIAQLNHEVMKTTFNSSATNSYHNYGFDFDVNQLNYLINEKWYNDAFDPMQNFPKDFSEDYILSFLKIENNQKIKPEEWKKWSEKFKNQYRIQGCVVDD
- a CDS encoding 1-acyl-sn-glycerol-3-phosphate acyltransferase produces the protein MKKLLGRLMLFVMGWRFKNEVSVNELRKCVLICAPHTSNWDLYYCLASFWCLKIPYKVMIKDAYTKPWYGFFFKALGCLGVDRSQWNNLVQYSSKLIKNSDSMALINTPEATRSRALQWKKGFYYIAKQANVPIALAYADYKNKVTGVSKLIYIGDQTIEEIFDQIEDFYKPEMAKFPENYNPKIY